One window of the Chryseobacterium sp. CY350 genome contains the following:
- a CDS encoding cryptochrome/photolyase family protein has product MSKINIFWFRRDLRLEDNAGLSEALNSGLKVVPIFIFDQDILDQLTEKADKRVDYIQQVLSEINDDLHQHKSTLKTFYGKPEEIFKQLTNEYDIDTVYCNRDYEPQAIVRDQTIADFLKTKDIKFLDFKDQLIFEKNDVLKSDHSPYTVYTPYSKKWKEQLHAMKIEKYKCDLANFLPLKSEKILSLKEIGFQKTDFKFIKPVLAKEIVDSYDKKRDFPALDHTTRLGIALRFGTISVRKCVEFALKHNGTWLNELIWREFFMQILFHFPHVVNQCFKKKYENIEWRNDEKEFKKWCEGKTGYPIVDAGMRQLNETGFMHNRVRMITASFLTKHLLIDWRWGEAYFAVKLLDYELSSNNGNWQWAAGCGCDAAPYFRVFSPEAQTEKFDKDLKYIKKWLPEDYSEKPIVEHKSARERALKVYKEGLEKAE; this is encoded by the coding sequence ATGAGTAAGATTAATATTTTTTGGTTTCGCAGAGATTTAAGACTTGAAGATAACGCCGGTTTGTCTGAAGCTTTAAATTCAGGTCTGAAGGTGGTACCTATATTTATTTTTGATCAGGATATTCTTGATCAGCTAACTGAAAAAGCAGATAAAAGAGTAGATTATATTCAGCAGGTTTTAAGTGAAATCAATGATGATCTTCATCAACACAAAAGTACTTTAAAAACCTTTTATGGCAAACCGGAGGAAATATTTAAACAGCTAACCAACGAGTATGATATTGATACTGTGTATTGTAATCGAGATTATGAGCCACAGGCAATTGTAAGAGATCAAACGATTGCTGATTTTTTAAAAACAAAAGACATTAAATTTTTAGATTTTAAAGATCAGTTGATATTTGAAAAAAATGATGTATTGAAAAGTGATCATTCACCCTACACCGTTTATACTCCCTATTCAAAAAAATGGAAAGAACAGCTCCATGCAATGAAAATTGAGAAATACAAGTGTGATCTCGCTAATTTTCTTCCTTTAAAATCTGAAAAAATTCTCAGCCTGAAAGAAATCGGATTTCAAAAAACAGATTTTAAATTCATCAAGCCCGTTTTAGCAAAGGAAATAGTAGATTCTTACGACAAAAAAAGAGATTTTCCTGCTCTGGATCATACAACACGCTTAGGGATTGCTTTGCGTTTTGGTACAATTTCCGTGAGAAAATGCGTAGAATTTGCACTAAAGCATAACGGAACTTGGCTTAACGAGCTGATCTGGCGAGAATTTTTCATGCAAATTTTGTTTCATTTTCCCCACGTTGTCAATCAATGTTTTAAAAAGAAATATGAAAATATCGAATGGAGAAACGATGAAAAGGAATTTAAAAAATGGTGCGAAGGAAAAACCGGTTATCCTATTGTTGATGCGGGAATGCGACAACTCAACGAAACCGGATTTATGCACAACAGAGTAAGGATGATTACTGCCAGTTTTCTCACAAAACATTTGTTGATCGACTGGCGATGGGGTGAAGCTTATTTTGCCGTAAAACTTCTGGATTATGAATTGTCATCCAACAACGGAAACTGGCAGTGGGCAGCAGGTTGTGGTTGTGATGCAGCGCCGTATTTCAGAGTTTTCAGTCCGGAAGCGCAAACCGAAAAATTTGATAAAGATTTAAAATACATTAAAAAATGGCTGCCCGAAGATTACAGCGAAAAGCCAATCGTGGAACATAAATCAGCCAGGGAAAGAGCTTTAAAGGTTTATAAAGAAGGTCTCGAAAAAGCTGAGTGA
- a CDS encoding helix-turn-helix domain-containing protein produces MNTIPSISAFHKLLSLKEPKHPLVSVINLAESIFLEDEVWKGFTNRFYCVALKRDAVGKVRYGQQHYDYDKGVLSFTAPNQVQYLDLNNMECGSGFLLIFHEDFILKHPLAGTISDFGFFSYAVNEALHLSAEEEEDLIKIMLKIDKECEHIDRHTQEIILSQIDLLLNYSKRFYERQFITRKNSNHQLLVKFESFLNDYFKKDDSLKNGLLTVQNAAAAMNLSPSYLSDLLRVHTGQNTQQHIHDKLISKAKEQLSMTNLSVSEIAYTLGFEHAQSFSTLFKTKTKQTPLEYRKSFN; encoded by the coding sequence ATGAATACAATACCTTCAATCTCTGCATTTCATAAATTATTGTCATTAAAAGAACCGAAACATCCTCTGGTGAGCGTGATCAATTTAGCAGAAAGTATTTTTCTGGAAGATGAAGTCTGGAAGGGTTTTACGAATAGATTCTACTGTGTGGCGCTGAAAAGAGATGCGGTCGGAAAAGTGAGATACGGGCAGCAACATTATGATTATGACAAAGGTGTGCTAAGTTTTACCGCTCCCAACCAGGTGCAATATTTAGATTTAAATAATATGGAATGCGGATCTGGTTTTCTGCTGATTTTTCATGAAGATTTTATCCTGAAACATCCACTGGCGGGAACTATTTCAGATTTCGGATTTTTCTCTTATGCCGTGAACGAAGCTCTACATTTATCTGCCGAAGAGGAAGAAGATTTAATTAAAATCATGCTGAAGATCGATAAAGAATGTGAGCATATTGACCGACATACTCAGGAAATTATTTTGTCTCAAATTGATCTGCTTCTAAATTATTCTAAAAGGTTTTATGAAAGACAGTTTATCACGAGAAAGAACAGCAATCATCAGCTTTTGGTGAAGTTTGAAAGCTTTCTTAATGATTATTTCAAGAAAGACGATTCGCTGAAAAACGGTCTACTAACTGTGCAGAATGCTGCCGCAGCCATGAACCTTTCGCCAAGCTATCTGAGTGATCTACTCAGAGTGCATACCGGACAAAATACACAGCAGCATATTCACGATAAACTGATTAGCAAGGCTAAAGAACAACTTTCTATGACCAATTTATCGGTAAGCGAAATTGCATATACATTGGGTTTTGAACATGCACAATCATTCAGCACACTTTTTAAAACCAAAACAAAACAGACACCTCTAGAATATCGAAAATCTTTTAATTAA
- a CDS encoding 3-oxoacyl-ACP synthase III family protein: MNIKIIGSGSYTPENVMRNADFSDHVFLNEEGLAIKFPESIIGKFKDITGIEERRYADNQHVTSDLALFAAERAIEDAGIDRETIDYIIVAHNYGDISKGKVQSDTVPSIATRVKNKLRIQKPYCVAYDLLFGCPGWNEAMIHASSFVKAGIAKRCLVIGAETLSRVTDPFDRDSMIYADGAGAVIVEATEEDNGILSHESATYSYDEANFLFFGTSYNQDDQSDIRYIKMKGRKIYEFALTKVPLAMKSCLEKAGVEIKDLKKILIHQANEKMDEAIIERFYSLYGLEAPVDIMPMSIHKFGNSSVATIPTLYDLIMKGEMDEHSFSKGDIILFASVGAGMNINAFTYKV; encoded by the coding sequence ATGAACATTAAAATAATAGGTTCCGGCAGCTACACACCTGAAAATGTAATGAGAAATGCAGATTTTTCAGATCATGTTTTTCTTAATGAAGAAGGTTTAGCCATAAAATTTCCTGAATCGATCATAGGAAAGTTTAAAGATATTACCGGAATTGAAGAGAGGAGATATGCTGACAATCAACATGTAACATCAGACCTTGCACTCTTTGCTGCTGAAAGGGCTATCGAAGATGCCGGTATCGACCGTGAAACGATTGATTATATCATCGTTGCTCACAATTATGGTGATATTTCAAAGGGAAAAGTGCAATCTGATACTGTACCGAGTATTGCTACACGTGTTAAAAATAAATTACGCATACAAAAACCTTACTGTGTTGCTTACGATCTGCTTTTTGGCTGCCCTGGATGGAACGAAGCAATGATTCATGCAAGTTCATTTGTAAAAGCAGGTATAGCAAAACGCTGTCTTGTCATTGGTGCAGAGACGTTGTCGAGAGTTACAGATCCTTTTGATCGAGATTCTATGATCTACGCCGATGGTGCAGGTGCTGTTATCGTAGAAGCTACAGAAGAAGATAATGGTATTCTTTCGCACGAAAGTGCTACCTATTCTTATGATGAAGCAAATTTTCTGTTTTTCGGAACTTCCTATAATCAGGATGATCAGTCAGACATCCGTTATATCAAAATGAAAGGCAGAAAGATCTATGAATTTGCTCTTACAAAAGTTCCTTTAGCCATGAAGTCTTGTCTTGAAAAAGCCGGAGTGGAGATTAAAGATCTTAAAAAAATCCTTATACACCAGGCAAATGAGAAAATGGACGAAGCCATTATAGAAAGGTTTTACAGCCTCTACGGCTTAGAAGCACCTGTGGATATTATGCCAATGTCTATTCATAAATTTGGAAACAGCAGCGTTGCAACAATACCAACCTTATATGATCTCATTATGAAAGGCGAAATGGATGAGCATTCTTTTAGCAAAGGCGACATAATACTTTTCGCATCTGTAGGAGCAGGTATGAATATCAATGCATTCACTTACAAAGTATAA
- a CDS encoding phosphatase PAP2 family protein produces MKFENENIYKNLSAYFNDRKKTFFLCFSVFFIIVFLLLTLFVVKFSPQAWDLSVSKEIQEDQNLILDIVMKAFSWIGTVYVAAIMVFSFAAVFFIFKYFKEGLFLLSCILSGGVSYVLKMLIDRPRPTVDFVRVVEETHYQSFPSGHVLFYTVFFGSIMIIAIYSKILKISLKILTSVLCLGMIILGAVSRIYLGAHWFTDVIGGFIVGILFVMVSGSIYIRSKNSA; encoded by the coding sequence ATGAAGTTTGAAAACGAAAATATATATAAAAATTTATCTGCCTATTTTAATGACAGGAAGAAAACCTTTTTCCTTTGCTTTTCTGTTTTTTTTATCATTGTATTTCTCCTCCTTACTCTTTTTGTAGTCAAATTTTCTCCGCAAGCCTGGGATCTTTCCGTTAGCAAAGAGATTCAGGAAGATCAGAATTTGATTTTAGATATTGTGATGAAAGCTTTCAGTTGGATAGGTACAGTTTATGTTGCGGCGATTATGGTTTTCTCATTTGCAGCTGTTTTTTTTATTTTTAAATATTTTAAAGAAGGCTTATTTTTGTTGTCGTGTATTTTATCTGGCGGCGTAAGTTATGTCCTAAAAATGCTTATTGATCGTCCCAGACCCACGGTAGATTTTGTAAGAGTGGTGGAAGAGACTCATTACCAAAGCTTCCCGAGTGGTCACGTTTTGTTTTACACCGTATTTTTTGGATCTATCATGATCATAGCTATTTACTCGAAAATACTTAAAATATCACTAAAAATTTTGACTTCGGTTCTTTGTTTGGGTATGATCATCTTGGGCGCAGTGTCGCGCATTTATCTCGGTGCGCATTGGTTTACAGATGTTATCGGCGGGTTTATTGTGGGAATCCTTTTTGTGATGGTTTCAGGAAGTATATATATAAGAAGCAAAAATTCAGCATAA
- a CDS encoding GEVED domain-containing protein, whose protein sequence is MNKVLLTIIFFLAFIAKVYAQCAPVAVPFLQSFSSGALPNCWISQNPTTTSTSTYVKWRFSGAAGYGATGNGGRPAGTFAWVDASSPYANEHTVELLSPQINLTGLTNPYVKFEWFKNHLTSLTGTVPNYEHNQLKLEINSGSGWVQIWAGNTNDPEWRTVGVPLAASYVGATVQLKFTVDKDVLGNGYFYDDILLDEVKVIQAPTCFEPVNLPVTNVTPNSGTINWAAPLAPAPAPANGYEYYYSTTNTPPVAGTAGTFTAGTTADLTPLISGTTYYWWVRSVCSATDKSLWSEGIPFTPGQIGGGTATHAYLPAYSCSGFNYSQQIYTAAEVAGAVGNNNYITSIKFYVSTTATTQANYNQWVVYMGNTSQTDFATTTSWVPFSDLSQAYSGTLPAMTAGTWVTIPLTTPFLWDGTSNIVIAVDENSTGTSCTANWGSYPAGTNKGMLYYNSTTNPNPATPPTATSRYSVIPIIQMVGTALVPCVNTPPTNIAVSNISATSANVSWTPAAGATYVLRYRSLPGGTWTTVNLTTPLTNTYTIDGLLEFTQYEVEIATVCNTGPTGAFSTPTAFTTPGVSWCPHAAQYTSATYGWISNVTVNPVGSTPLNNTSAQSQYTNFSTNPALDLTLVRGTQNNIISVAKTWSGTQYANYTNIWIDYDRDGIFDSSELIYTSGSSAASPVSGTFNVPLVTYNGPNATRMRVVVSYASAAGACSGNTYGEVEDYAVRFVNPVPCTNAAPTNLTATNLTPVSAVLSWMPAQGATYVVQWRAVTTPAAVWTTITPNPTVSSYTLTGLNEQVQYEFRVAYICNSVQGNFSVPVQFTTPSVSWCPHSAQYTSATYGWISNVTVNPVGSAILNNTSLQSQYTDFSGNPALELTLVRNTQNNLISVGKTWSGTQYANYTNVWIDFDRNGIFDTSELIYTSGSNATSPVSGTFSVPAVTYTGTNATRMRVVVSYAAAAGACSGNTYGEVEDYAVKFIDLQPCSTVAPIPVVSNMTSSTAYVSWIPTANATYRIRWRQGTTGVWQLQPLGYVELAAGQSFYTIDNLLEQTAYQVQIQAKCGNNWGAFSASVNFTTPSLTYCSMTGTGTNDYISNVKVTPVNFPLMDNTSLQTNYISYTTPATMINLEVGSSGNQIAVSKAWVGTTYGDAVYAWIDWNRDGVFTDSERIMTSASSTTTPVTATFNVPSTGIYTGPYTTTMRVALKRGSAPVICVDPVNGEVEDYAVKLRPCSNVTPTNVNINPITHNSATVNWTSAANNNSFVVEYRAVTTPASNWTVINASSIGGNPPVQLTGLIPATEYEVRIAAVCGNSGTGNYTTVQTFTTRCDPTPPNVTITNVTSNSAVITWNPIVPNANYVLRWRAEGTIPWNTPAIPQPPSNSYTITGLNSYVSYEVQVANQCVGETTPNTWSNTQVFTTVRICEIAPPGLTITNLTPTSAEVVWDAFTGTGATGNYILRYRKVGIPSWTTTNVSTNTFTITGLLELTKYEMQVSNVCSGNSGNFTPLYYFTTPTVIYCQVSSNNSTTEFISKVTAKPTNKPEMINESNGSNYSNFTADPTKYIEMIQGSVGNSIIIDKTLANGANAGVAVWIDFNRNGYFDIDERILADGPNANPTASATFTVPADAFVSMTDYKYVVMRVAMQKDGIPVNCSNFNDGEVEDYTVKISKVPVVNSVNQSDILIYPNPVSSELNVKNISEKANYKIYSSSGRLISTGLIMNNKIDVTSLINGLYIIDIEDVKGTVQKKFIKQ, encoded by the coding sequence ATGAATAAAGTTTTACTTACTATAATCTTCTTTTTAGCTTTCATTGCTAAAGTATATGCACAGTGCGCGCCCGTCGCGGTGCCGTTTTTACAGTCATTCAGTTCCGGAGCACTTCCCAATTGCTGGATCAGTCAAAATCCTACAACCACATCAACAAGTACCTACGTGAAGTGGAGGTTTTCCGGAGCAGCAGGATATGGTGCAACCGGAAATGGCGGCCGACCGGCAGGAACTTTTGCCTGGGTAGATGCAAGTTCACCATATGCCAATGAGCATACTGTAGAGTTGCTATCACCCCAAATCAATCTTACAGGATTGACGAATCCTTATGTGAAATTTGAATGGTTTAAAAATCACCTTACCTCTCTCACAGGAACTGTTCCCAACTACGAACACAATCAACTGAAACTCGAAATAAACAGCGGTTCAGGCTGGGTTCAGATTTGGGCAGGCAATACCAATGACCCTGAGTGGAGAACTGTTGGTGTTCCGTTGGCTGCTTCATATGTAGGAGCTACGGTTCAATTAAAATTTACGGTTGATAAAGATGTGCTTGGAAACGGATATTTCTATGATGACATTTTGCTTGATGAAGTAAAGGTTATTCAGGCTCCCACCTGTTTTGAGCCAGTGAATCTTCCTGTCACAAACGTTACTCCAAATTCAGGAACAATCAACTGGGCTGCTCCTCTTGCTCCGGCTCCGGCTCCCGCAAACGGATATGAATATTATTATTCTACAACAAATACGCCTCCCGTTGCAGGAACTGCAGGAACCTTTACTGCAGGAACGACGGCTGATTTAACTCCGCTGATTTCGGGAACTACTTACTACTGGTGGGTAAGATCAGTTTGTTCGGCTACAGATAAATCTCTCTGGTCAGAAGGGATTCCTTTTACGCCCGGTCAGATTGGTGGCGGAACTGCCACTCATGCTTATTTACCGGCTTATTCTTGCTCAGGATTTAATTATTCACAACAAATTTACACTGCTGCAGAAGTTGCAGGAGCTGTAGGGAACAACAATTATATAACTTCAATAAAGTTTTACGTTTCTACAACTGCTACTACACAGGCAAACTATAATCAGTGGGTAGTTTATATGGGGAATACGAGCCAGACTGACTTTGCTACCACTACAAGCTGGGTTCCTTTTTCAGATTTATCACAGGCCTACAGTGGTACTTTACCTGCAATGACGGCAGGAACCTGGGTGACGATTCCTCTCACCACACCTTTCCTTTGGGATGGAACGAGTAATATTGTTATCGCGGTCGATGAAAATTCTACAGGAACTTCGTGTACAGCGAACTGGGGAAGTTATCCTGCAGGTACAAACAAAGGAATGTTGTATTATAATTCTACGACAAATCCTAATCCTGCAACGCCACCTACTGCTACAAGCAGATATTCTGTAATTCCGATCATACAGATGGTGGGAACTGCTTTAGTTCCGTGTGTGAATACTCCGCCTACCAATATTGCAGTCAGTAATATTTCTGCTACATCAGCAAATGTTTCATGGACGCCGGCAGCTGGAGCAACTTATGTTTTAAGATATCGGTCTCTTCCCGGTGGAACATGGACGACAGTAAATCTTACAACACCTCTCACCAATACATATACAATTGATGGTTTGTTGGAATTTACTCAGTATGAAGTAGAAATTGCAACCGTTTGTAACACAGGTCCGACGGGGGCGTTTTCGACTCCGACTGCCTTTACTACACCGGGAGTTTCTTGGTGTCCTCATGCTGCGCAATATACAAGCGCAACCTATGGCTGGATTTCTAACGTAACTGTAAATCCGGTAGGTTCTACACCATTAAATAATACTTCTGCCCAATCTCAGTACACGAATTTTTCTACAAATCCGGCATTGGATCTTACTTTGGTGAGAGGAACTCAGAATAATATCATTTCTGTAGCAAAAACATGGTCTGGTACTCAGTATGCGAATTATACGAATATCTGGATCGATTACGACAGAGACGGAATATTTGATTCAAGTGAATTAATTTACACTAGTGGATCAAGCGCTGCATCTCCGGTTTCAGGAACTTTTAATGTGCCTCTTGTGACTTACAACGGTCCGAATGCAACCAGAATGCGAGTTGTCGTGTCTTATGCATCTGCTGCGGGAGCTTGTTCAGGTAACACTTATGGTGAAGTTGAAGATTATGCTGTAAGATTTGTGAATCCTGTTCCTTGTACAAACGCTGCACCAACTAATTTAACAGCGACAAATCTTACACCTGTCAGTGCTGTTTTATCATGGATGCCTGCTCAGGGAGCCACGTATGTTGTACAATGGAGAGCGGTAACCACTCCGGCTGCAGTCTGGACAACCATAACTCCCAATCCGACAGTGAGTTCATATACGCTTACAGGTTTAAATGAGCAGGTTCAGTATGAATTCAGAGTTGCTTATATCTGTAACAGTGTTCAGGGTAATTTTTCAGTGCCTGTACAATTCACTACACCTTCAGTTTCCTGGTGTCCGCATTCTGCGCAGTATACAAGTGCAACTTATGGCTGGATCTCAAATGTTACTGTAAACCCTGTAGGTTCCGCAATACTCAATAATACTTCTTTGCAGTCTCAGTACACGGATTTTTCCGGAAATCCCGCATTGGAACTGACATTAGTGAGAAATACCCAGAATAATTTAATTTCTGTAGGAAAAACCTGGTCCGGAACTCAATATGCCAACTACACCAACGTATGGATAGATTTTGATAGAAATGGAATTTTTGATACCTCTGAATTAATATATACAAGCGGATCTAATGCAACAAGTCCGGTTTCAGGGACATTCAGTGTACCTGCTGTTACTTATACCGGGACGAACGCGACCAGAATGAGGGTGGTAGTGTCATATGCGGCTGCAGCAGGAGCATGCTCAGGAAACACTTATGGCGAAGTTGAAGATTATGCCGTTAAATTTATTGATCTTCAACCATGTAGCACCGTTGCGCCTATTCCTGTGGTATCAAATATGACATCGTCTACAGCGTATGTCTCTTGGATTCCTACTGCTAATGCTACTTATAGAATTAGATGGAGACAGGGAACTACAGGAGTTTGGCAGCTGCAGCCTTTAGGATATGTAGAACTTGCTGCAGGACAAAGTTTTTATACAATTGATAACCTGTTGGAACAAACTGCTTATCAGGTACAAATTCAGGCAAAATGCGGAAATAACTGGGGTGCATTTAGCGCTTCGGTTAATTTCACAACTCCATCGCTGACGTATTGCAGTATGACTGGCACCGGAACAAATGATTATATTTCAAATGTAAAAGTAACTCCGGTTAATTTCCCTTTAATGGATAATACGTCGCTTCAGACCAACTATATTAGTTATACGACTCCGGCAACAATGATCAATTTAGAGGTAGGATCGTCTGGAAATCAAATTGCAGTATCAAAAGCTTGGGTAGGAACAACTTATGGTGATGCTGTTTATGCGTGGATCGACTGGAATAGAGATGGCGTTTTCACAGATTCTGAAAGAATAATGACATCAGCATCAAGTACCACAACTCCCGTTACAGCAACATTTAATGTTCCTTCTACAGGTATATATACAGGACCGTATACCACAACAATGAGAGTAGCTCTGAAACGTGGTAGTGCACCTGTAATTTGTGTTGATCCTGTAAATGGTGAGGTGGAGGATTATGCAGTGAAATTAAGACCGTGCAGTAACGTAACGCCAACAAATGTAAATATCAATCCGATAACACACAATTCGGCAACGGTTAATTGGACTTCGGCTGCGAATAATAATTCTTTTGTGGTAGAGTATCGAGCAGTTACAACCCCTGCTTCAAACTGGACTGTGATCAATGCTTCTTCGATTGGGGGAAATCCACCGGTTCAGCTTACAGGATTAATTCCTGCAACGGAATATGAAGTGCGAATTGCCGCGGTCTGCGGAAACAGTGGCACCGGAAATTATACGACTGTACAAACATTTACAACAAGATGTGATCCTACGCCGCCGAATGTGACGATTACAAACGTAACCTCGAATTCTGCAGTCATTACATGGAATCCAATTGTTCCAAATGCAAATTATGTTTTAAGGTGGAGAGCCGAAGGAACAATTCCTTGGAATACGCCTGCAATACCGCAACCACCATCAAATTCGTATACCATTACAGGATTAAATTCTTACGTTTCTTATGAAGTGCAGGTTGCTAACCAATGTGTCGGCGAGACCACGCCAAATACCTGGTCAAATACCCAAGTATTTACAACGGTGAGGATTTGCGAAATCGCACCACCAGGTTTAACGATTACCAACTTGACGCCTACAAGTGCTGAAGTAGTTTGGGATGCTTTTACAGGTACTGGCGCTACAGGTAATTATATTTTGAGATATCGAAAGGTGGGAATTCCGAGCTGGACGACTACTAATGTAAGCACAAATACATTTACCATCACCGGATTATTGGAATTAACAAAATACGAGATGCAGGTTTCAAATGTTTGCAGCGGAAACTCCGGCAACTTTACTCCGCTTTATTATTTTACAACTCCTACTGTAATTTATTGTCAGGTTTCGTCGAATAATTCAACAACAGAGTTCATATCAAAAGTTACAGCTAAGCCAACTAATAAGCCAGAAATGATCAATGAATCAAATGGTTCAAATTATTCTAATTTTACAGCTGACCCGACAAAATATATTGAAATGATTCAGGGTTCTGTTGGAAATTCAATTATAATAGACAAAACATTAGCCAATGGTGCCAATGCCGGAGTTGCTGTATGGATTGATTTTAACAGAAATGGATACTTTGATATCGATGAAAGAATACTTGCCGACGGACCAAATGCAAATCCTACGGCAAGTGCAACATTCACTGTGCCTGCTGATGCGTTTGTAAGTATGACAGACTATAAATATGTAGTGATGCGAGTTGCAATGCAGAAAGATGGAATTCCTGTGAATTGCAGTAATTTTAATGACGGCGAAGTTGAGGATTATACAGTTAAGATTTCAAAAGTGCCTGTAGTAAATTCAGTAAATCAAAGTGATATTCTTATCTACCCGAATCCTGTTAGTTCAGAACTAAATGTGAAGAACATTAGTGAAAAAGCAAATTACAAAATTTACAGCTCATCTGGTCGCCTAATTTCTACCGGACTGATTATGAATAATAAAATAGATGTTACCAGCCTTATTAATGGTCTCTATATCATTGATATTGAAGATGTAAAAGGTACAGTACAGAAGAAATTTATCAAACAGTAA
- a CDS encoding PA2169 family four-helix-bundle protein — MNNERNAEILNDLLHITNDRIAGFETVEGQVWESYSDLKGEYDRMISESKIMKNDLINLIQEDGKTADDSASAAGAIHRTWIDLKNSFVGGSKEKSTLENVVYGEQNAIKAYEDVLASGELNTKSAKIVEDQLYLIRQSYTKFKNIEDYKKK, encoded by the coding sequence ATGAACAATGAAAGAAATGCAGAAATTTTAAATGATCTTCTGCACATCACCAATGACCGAATTGCTGGTTTCGAAACAGTAGAAGGTCAGGTTTGGGAATCCTATTCTGATCTTAAAGGAGAATATGACAGAATGATTTCGGAATCAAAAATCATGAAAAACGACCTGATCAATCTTATTCAGGAAGACGGAAAGACAGCCGACGATTCTGCATCAGCGGCGGGAGCAATCCACCGTACCTGGATTGATCTTAAAAACTCTTTTGTAGGCGGAAGCAAAGAAAAATCGACTCTTGAAAATGTAGTTTACGGTGAGCAAAACGCAATTAAAGCTTACGAAGATGTTTTAGCAAGTGGAGAACTGAATACAAAAAGCGCAAAAATTGTCGAAGATCAGCTATATCTTATCCGACAATCGTATACAAAGTTTAAAAACATAGAAGATTATAAGAAAAAGTAA
- a CDS encoding aldo/keto reductase: MNIEIIQLGNQGLMIPKIGLGCMGMTGFEDANMYGEADETEAIATIHRSLELGGNFLDTADLYGPFKNEQLIAKAVGKNREQYIIATKFGWEIDDSNKVTWAINGSKDYVKKSVERSLKNLNTDYIDLYYMHRLDKNTPIEETVQAMSDLVQEGKIGYIGLSEVSSETVKRAHSVHPITAVQSEYSLFERTAEERGVLKTLQELGIGFVAYSPLGRGFLSGQIKSINDLPENDFRRAIPRFQEKYFHKNIELVEAIANLAEEKEVTSSQLALAWIMSKGIVPIPGTKRRKYLEQNIESAKIILTESDLQKLETIVPLGTDTGAPYDEFSMGLLD; encoded by the coding sequence ATGAACATCGAAATAATACAGTTAGGAAATCAAGGTTTAATGATCCCAAAAATCGGATTGGGATGCATGGGAATGACCGGTTTTGAAGATGCAAATATGTACGGTGAGGCAGACGAAACAGAAGCAATTGCCACAATACACCGATCTTTAGAATTAGGAGGAAACTTTCTGGATACAGCTGATCTCTACGGCCCTTTCAAAAATGAACAGCTGATCGCAAAAGCAGTAGGAAAGAATCGAGAGCAGTACATTATTGCTACAAAATTTGGTTGGGAAATTGACGACAGCAACAAAGTAACCTGGGCCATCAACGGTAGTAAAGATTATGTAAAAAAATCTGTGGAAAGATCTTTAAAAAATTTAAATACAGATTACATTGATCTTTATTATATGCATCGATTAGACAAAAACACTCCGATTGAAGAAACCGTTCAGGCTATGAGCGATCTGGTTCAGGAAGGAAAAATAGGTTACATTGGTTTGTCTGAAGTTTCATCTGAAACAGTGAAAAGAGCACATTCCGTTCATCCTATTACCGCTGTTCAAAGTGAATATTCGCTTTTTGAAAGAACTGCAGAAGAGCGTGGGGTTTTAAAAACTTTACAGGAATTAGGAATTGGCTTTGTAGCGTATTCCCCATTGGGACGCGGATTTTTATCCGGACAGATCAAATCAATTAATGATTTACCCGAAAATGACTTTCGAAGAGCGATCCCTCGTTTTCAGGAAAAATATTTTCATAAAAATATTGAATTGGTGGAAGCAATAGCAAATCTGGCTGAAGAAAAAGAAGTAACCTCATCACAATTGGCTTTAGCATGGATCATGAGCAAAGGAATCGTGCCAATTCCGGGAACCAAACGCAGAAAATATCTCGAACAAAATATTGAATCTGCCAAGATAATATTAACTGAATCTGATCTTCAGAAACTCGAAACTATTGTACCTTTGGGAACCGATACAGGAGCTCCGTACGACGAATTCAGCATGGGACTTTTAGATTAA